One Aegilops tauschii subsp. strangulata cultivar AL8/78 chromosome 7, Aet v6.0, whole genome shotgun sequence genomic window carries:
- the LOC141026939 gene encoding uncharacterized protein produces MLPKKHLSGCEKRNNKKRVDKLIKSQEGAMDMFVLRTGAATNSEQLYITNGEEKPDDTKNAVEENHVEKNNAAENDADQHTENFSDHENLGNADEQGSSFDIYDPRTWNILDNKSRDILIEKGPIREYNLVFPEDEISSRHFSYDYYTRKLRNGEFSDRRWLVYSKHVNKVYCFCCKLFKSGKSKSLLASEGLKGWRHLSEKLKLHENSVEHITNMNTWNEVRLRLSKKETIDKDMQQEIAREKERWRLVLIRIVAAVKFLAKHSLAFRGSNEKLYQDNNGNFLGVIEMMAEFDPVMQEHLRRIKNSEIHHHYLGHNIQNELISLLGRTVKYSLLRIIKDARYFSVILDCTPDVSHQEQMTLIVRCVNMSSTTTKIEEFFLEFLKVDDTSGLGLYNVLIDSLKSVGLDVKDVRGQGYDNGSNMKGKHQGVQSRLLETNPRALFMPCACHSLNLTLSDMAKSCGKAVTFFGVVQRIYILFSSSTKRWQLLLDHVPKMTVKSLCNTRWESRIKSVQAIRYQAPELRKALLELKRTSTDDAKTKSDANSLASALEKFEFLLGMVIWHDILFTVNMVSKKLQYKFVCIDVTLKQIEGAISYFKKYRNDGFATSLDIARSIAIDMGVQPLFPVKRRITRKRQFDEISGNDENNQNEETQASEVESFRVKYLLVMIDVAIASLTTRFEELKTFGSIFGFLFNSKELKSLGDNDLRRCCTNFVNKFTHGKSADVDLDDFVSELKVLQMTLPNTFMSADQIFEFVRDADCYLNVSIAYRILLTVPVTVASAERSFSKLKLLKNYLRSTMSQERLNGLAMCCIEKNMLDSIDLDTLIDDFASKNARKSRFT; encoded by the coding sequence ATGTTACCTAAAAAACATCTATCTGGCTGTGAGAAAAGAAACAACAAGAAAAGAGTAGACAAGTTGATTAAATCTCAGGAAGGCGCTATGGATATGTTTGTCTTGAGGACCGGTGCTGCTACAAATTCAGAGCAATTATATATCACAAATGGTGAAGAAAAACCTGATGATACTAAGAATGCCGTTGAGGAAAATCATGTCGAGAAAAATAATGCTGCGGAAAATGATGCCGATCAGCACACGGAAAATTTTAGTGACCATGAGAATCTTGGAAATGCAGATGAGCAGGGTTCTTCTTTTGATATATATGATCCTAGAACTTGGAATATTCTTGACAATAAATCAAGAGATATTCTCATTGAAAAAGGACCTATAAGGGAATACAATCTTGTGTTTCCCGAAGATGAAATTAGTAGCAGGCATTTTTCATATGATTACTACACAAGAAAGTTAAGGAATGGCGAGTTCAGTGATCGGAGGTGGTTAGTGTACTCTAAACACGTGAATAAAGTCTACTGCTTTTGTTGCAAATTGTTTAAATCTGGAAAAAGCAAAAGTCTGCTAGCATCCGAGGGATTGAAGGGTTGGAGACATCTTAGTGAGAAGCTCAAATTGCATGAGAATAGTGTTGAGCATATCACTAACATGAATACTTGGAATGAGGTAAGGCTGAGGCTAAGTAAGAAGGAAACAATTGATAAAGACATGCAACAAGAGATTGCAAGGGAGAAGGAGCGATGGAGACTTGTTTTAATTAGAATTGTTGCTGCTGTGAAATTTCTTGCTAAACATAGTCTGGCTTTTCGAGGATCGAATGAGAAATTATATCAAGATAACAACGGAAATTTTTTGGGAGTAATTGAAATGATGGCAGAATTTGATCCTGTAATGCAAGAGCATCTTCGGCGCATTAAGAATAGTGAAATCCATCATCATTATCTTGGCCATAATATTCAGAATGAGTTAATTTCCCTTCTTGGTCGCACTGTTAAATATTCTCTGTTGAGGATAATTAAGGATGCAAGGTATTTCTCTGTCATCTTGGACTGTACACCTGACGTGAGCCATCAAGAACAAATGACTCTAATTGTGAGGTGCGTAAACATGTCAAGTACTACTACAAAAATAGAGGAGTTTTTTCTGGAGTTCTTGAAGGTGGATGATACATCCGGACTTGGACTTTATAATGTGTTAATAGATTCACTTAAATCTGTTGGTTTGGATGTTAAAGATGTTCGTGGACAAGGGTATGACAATGGTTCGAACATGAAGGGAAAACACCAAGGGGTACAGAGCAGACTACTTGAAACTAATCCAAGAGCATTATTCATGCCATGCGCTTGTCATAGCCTAAACCTTACTCTTAGTGATATGGCAAAATCTTGCGGTAAAGCTGTTACCTTCTTTGGTGTTGTGCAAAGAATTTATATATTGTTTTCAAGCTCTACTAAAAGATGGCAGCTATTGCTTGATCATGTTCCAAAAATGACAGTTAAGTCTTTGTGTAACACTCGATGGGAGAGTCGAATAAAGAGTGTTCAGGCTATCAGATATCAAGCACCCGAGTTAAGAAAAGCATTACTGGAATTGAAGAGAACTTCTACCGATGACGCCAAGACTAAGAGCGACGCAAACTCTTTGGCTAGCGCACTTGAGAAATTTGAATTTTTACTTGGCATGGTCATTTGGCATGACATTTTGTTCACTGTAAACATGGTGAGTAAGAAGTTGCAGTATAAGTTTGTGTGCATTGATGTTACTCTTAAACAGATTGAAGGTGCCATCTCATATTTTAAGAAGTACAGAAATGACGGCTTTGCAACTAGTCTGGATATTGCGAGATCTATTGCAATTGACATGGGTGTACAACCTTTGTTTCCTGTCAAGAGACGTATTACTAGAAAAAGACAGTTTGATGAAATTAGTGGCAATGACGAAAATAACCAGAATGAAGAAACGCAAGCAAGTGAGGTGGAATCATTTAGAGTTAAATACCTTTTGGTGATGATTGATGTTGCAATTGCTTCCCTAACTACTAGATTTGAGGAACTGAAGACATTTGGGAGCATATTTGGTTTCTTGTTCAACTCGAAAGAGTTGAAGTCCTTGGGTGATAATGATCTAAGAAGATGTTGCACTAATTTTGTCAACAAATTCACTCATGGTAAGTCAGCAGATGTCGATCTAGATGATTTCGTTTCTGAACTAAAAGTACTGCAGATGACATTGCCAAACACATTCATGTCAGCGGATCAGATATTTGAGTTTGTTAGAGATGCGGATTGTTATCTAAATGTCTCAATTGCTTATCGTATCCTTTTGACCGTACCTGTGACTGTTGCATCAGCTGAAAGGAGTTTCTCAAAATTGAAACTATTGAAAAATTATTTGAGGTCAACGATGTCTCAAGAAAGATTGAATGGATTGGCCATGTGCTGCATTGAGAAGAATATGCTGGATAGTATTGATCTTGACACTCTCATTGATGATTTTGCGTCAAAAAATGCACGAAAGTCTCGTTTCACATGA
- the LOC141026940 gene encoding uncharacterized protein, with protein MVSKKLQSKFVCIDVTLKQIEGAISYFKKYRNDGFATSLDIARSIAIDMGVQPLFPVKRRITRKRQFDEISGNDENNQNEETQASEVESFRVKYFLVMIDVAIASLTTRFEELKTFGSIFGFLFNSKELKSLGDNDLRRCCTNFVNKFTHGKSADVDLDDFVSELKVLQMTLPNTFMSADQIFEFVRDADCYLNVSIAYRILLTVPVTVASAERSFSKLKLLKNYLRSTMSQERLNGLAMCCIEKNMLDSIDLDTLIDDFASKNARKSRFT; from the coding sequence ATGGTGAGTAAGAAGTTGCAGTCTAAGTTTGTGTGCATTGATGTTACTCTTAAACAGATTGAAGGTGCCATCTCATATTTTAAGAAGTACAGAAATGACGGCTTTGCAACTAGTCTGGATATTGCGAGATCTATTGCAATTGACATGGGTGTACAACCTTTGTTTCCTGTCAAGAGACGTATTACTAGAAAAAGACAGTTTGATGAAATTAGTGGCAATGACGAAAATAACCAGAATGAAGAAACGCAAGCAAGTGAGGTGGAATCATTTAGAGTTAAATACTTTTTGGTGATGATTGATGTTGCAATTGCTTCCCTAACTACTAGATTTGAGGAACTGAAGACATTTGGGAGCATATTTGGTTTCTTGTTCAACTCGAAAGAGTTGAAGTCCTTGGGTGATAATGATCTAAGAAGATGTTGCACTAATTTTGTCAACAAATTCACTCATGGTAAGTCAGCAGATGTCGATCTAGATGATTTCGTTTCTGAACTAAAAGTACTGCAGATGACATTGCCAAACACATTCATGTCAGCGGATCAGATATTTGAGTTTGTTAGAGATGCGGATTGTTATCTAAATGTCTCAATTGCTTATCGTATCCTTTTGACCGTACCTGTGACTGTTGCATCAGCTGAAAGGAGTTTCTCAAAATTGAAACTATTGAAAAATTATTTGAGGTCAACGATGTCTCAAGAAAGATTGAATGGATTGGCCATGTGCTGCATTGAGAAGAATATGCTGGATAGTATTGATCTTGACACTCTCATTGATGATTTTGCGTCAAAAAATGCACGAAAGTCTCGTTTCACATGA
- the LOC109733731 gene encoding uncharacterized protein, whose product MKMVNGIVRFNRFFIALKPCIDGFKAGCRPYLSIDSTALTGKWRGHLAACTTLDGHNWMYPVAFAFIDGETDENWTWFMSQLNKALGHVSPLAICTDACKGLENAVQKIFPHADQRECFRHLMANFSKKFQGDVFGRMWPAARAYRPQVFNYHMNKILAEAPDVHEYLSRYHSLKWMRCMFDPSIKCDYINNNLAESFNGWIKDYKDLPPDELADTLRELVMKLHEKRRKIGMKLKGKIIPAIIQQIHNRTRGLKHLKVGKSGVASCEVRDTSKYNLRHVVKTDQSECTCLEWQQTGKPCEHALAFLLDRRNPRWEDYVHDYFSLEKFWAAYAGEIEPLTDRSQWPHVQFPFDMEAPLDKKRGVGRPRKNRYKSFLEGGDGGPKKKKEPKQLGSKNRCKRCHILGHRQSTCPLNGPKPRKIKKRAPRYPADDDASAPEPELTSQQPEVVTPNRHMITMPQSLQGSPNPVTRSMLASALAD is encoded by the exons ATGAAGATGGTTAACGGTATAGTTCGCTTTAACCGATTCTTTATTGCTCTTAAACCTTGCATTGATGGCTTTAAAGCTGGTTGTAGACCATATCTTAGTATAGACTCAACTGCACTCACCGGTAAATGGAGAGGTCACTTAGCCGCTTGTACAACATTAGATGGGCATAATTGGATGTATCCTGTAGCATTTGCATTCATTGATGGTGAAACCGATGAAAATTGGACATGGTTCATGTCACAACTCAACAAGGCATTAGGTCATGTTTCCCCTCTAGCTATATGCACAGATGCATGTAAAGGTTTAGAGAATGCAGTCCAAAAAATATTCCCTCATGCAGATCAAAGGGAGTGTTTTAGGCATCTCATGGCTAACTTCTCTAAAAAGTTCCAAGGAGATGTGTTTGGCAGAATGTGGCCAGCTGCTAGGGCATATAGGCCACAAGTTTTTAACTACCACATGAATAAAATCCTAGCAGAAGCACCTGATGTGCATGAATATCTCTCAAGGTACCACAGCTTAAAATGGATGAGATGCATGTTTGACCCCTCCATTAAATGTGATTACATCAACAATAACCTTGCCGAGTCTTTTAATGGTTGGATTAAAGATTACAAAGATTTGCCACCTGATGAGCTAGCTGACACTCTTAGAGAGCTAGTCATGAAACTTCATGAGAAAAGGAGAAAGATTGGGATGAAACTGAAAGGAAAAATTATTCCAGCCATCATCCAACAGATTCATAATAGGACAAGGGGACTTAAACATTTGAAAGTTGGGAAATCTGGAGTTGCAAGTTGTGAGGTGAGGGACACAAGTAAATACAACTTGCGACATGTTGTGAAAACTGACCAAAGCGAGTGCACGTGCTTGGAGTGGCAGCAGACAGGGAAGCCTTGTGAGCATGCACTTGCTTTCTTGCTAGATAGAAGGAACCCCAGATGGGAGGATTATGTGCATGACTATTTCTCTCTGGAGAAGTTTTGGGCAGCATATGCTGGAGAGATTGAGCCATTGACAGATAGGTCTCAATGGCCACATGTACAATTTCCATTTGACATGGAGGCTCCATTAGACAAGAAAAGAGGTGTTGGAAGGCCTAGAAAGAACAGGTACAAGAGCTTCCTCGAAGGTGGAGATGGTGGTCCTAAAAAGAAGAAAGAGCCAAAACAGCTAGGCAGCAAGAATAGATGCAAAAGATGCCACATTTTAGGCCATAGGCAGTCCACGTGTCCGTTGAATGGACCAAAGCCAAG GAAAATAAAGAAGAGAGCACCAAGATATCCAGCTGATGATGATGCGTCGGCACCGGAACCTGAATTGACATCCCAACAACCTGAAGTTGTCACTCCCAATAGGCACATGATCACTATGCCACAAAGTCTTCAAGGCAGTCCCAATCCAGTGACAAGAAG CATGTTGGCTTCGGCGTTGGCTGATTAG